The DNA window AGCTTGCAAATTCTAAAAACATCAGTAATATTTATAGATGAAGTAAGGAATGAGCGAGAGGTAATAATGAAAATAGCAAAGATTACATCTAAAGGTCAGATTACTATCCCTGCAAATATAAGAAAAAAGTTAAAAACACAGTTTGTTTCCGTAGAATTGAAGGGAGATACCCTTATCCTAAAACCCGTTAAAGATGCTGGGGGAATTCTCAGCAAATATGCCATAGAAAAATCTTATGAGAAAATAAAAGAGAGGGAGGAGAAGGTTATTGAGGAAGGGTTCACGGAAAGAGAAAATACTTGATACAAACGTGATACTGAGATATCTTTTGAAAGATGATAATGATCTTTATCTTAAAGCCGAAAAAATAATAAACTCTGTAAAAAGCGGTGAATGCTATCTTTTTATTCCTCAGGCTGTTTTTGTTGAAGTTGTCTTTGTCCTGCAAAAGCTGTACAAAGTTCCCCGGAACGAGATAGTTAATGCTCTTAACTTTTTTCTGTTTCTAAAGGGATGCAAAGTTCAGGATAAAGAAGTTATAGAAAAAGCTCTGGTAATCTATAAAACTACCAATCTGAGTTTTGTAGATGCTCTTCTGTGTGCTTTTAAAAGGGGAAGAAAGTATTTGCTTGAAACCTTTGATAAAGATCTGATAAAAAAATGTACAGATTGATCATCTCCATTGTAGAGAAAGAAAGCGGCCTCTTTTTAACCGCTCTTGTATCTTTCTGGATTTTTACAGGAGTGGGCATTCTTGTGGATCTTTTGAGAAACCGGAAAGAACAGGCTGAAAGAAAAGCGATAGAAGCTGTCTTTTACGGACTTATTTTCATAATCTCTTTGTTTATATACACCTGTTTAAAATACACAGCTGTTGCCGAAGGAAACTATCACAGAATCCTGGCTGATATAGAAAAACCTGTTTTCTTGCTTGTTTCCAGTTTTCATCCCGGAGCAGAGATACTCTCATTCTTTTATGAACATGTCTGGCTTGCACTTAACTTTATTCCCCCTTTTCTTATAGTTTTTTCACACCGCAGCAGAAGAAGATTTTTTGTTACCTTTTATCTTCTTTATCTTTCATCCGCTGCTATCTATATTCTCTTTCCGGTTAAATCTCCGGTTTTTGAATTTTCGTTTAAAAATCTTCCTCAGGATGTTGCCTTATTTCACAGTTTGACGGCAAATGATACCCTGTTCCTTAAGCAGCATGGTTATGTAAGCAGATTCCCTCTGTATGCCGATACAGCTTTTCCGTCCCTTCATGTTGCTTATACCTTCCTTATCTATCTGATTGCTCCGGAAAAATTAAAACTT is part of the Desulfurobacterium atlanticum genome and encodes:
- a CDS encoding AbrB/MazE/SpoVT family DNA-binding domain-containing protein, giving the protein MKIAKITSKGQITIPANIRKKLKTQFVSVELKGDTLILKPVKDAGGILSKYAIEKSYEKIKEREEKVIEEGFTERENT
- a CDS encoding phosphatase PAP2 family protein; the encoded protein is MYRLIISIVEKESGLFLTALVSFWIFTGVGILVDLLRNRKEQAERKAIEAVFYGLIFIISLFIYTCLKYTAVAEGNYHRILADIEKPVFLLVSSFHPGAEILSFFYEHVWLALNFIPPFLIVFSHRSRRRFFVTFYLLYLSSAAIYILFPVKSPVFEFSFKNLPQDVALFHSLTANDTLFLKQHGYVSRFPLYADTAFPSLHVAYTFLIYLIAPEKLKLPAFFLYLVIFAGSVLLGFHYLSDGIAGTALTLFAWKIAGEIDEKIDSLAGRKVFKKLFD
- a CDS encoding PIN domain-containing protein; this encodes MRKGSRKEKILDTNVILRYLLKDDNDLYLKAEKIINSVKSGECYLFIPQAVFVEVVFVLQKLYKVPRNEIVNALNFFLFLKGCKVQDKEVIEKALVIYKTTNLSFVDALLCAFKRGRKYLLETFDKDLIKKCTD